The following are encoded together in the Streptomyces flavofungini genome:
- a CDS encoding ROK family protein, producing MPTDLVAALDIGGTKIAGALVDGRGRILLRVQRPTPAREDGDTVMRAVEEVLGELTAGEPWGLVRAVGIGSAGPVDAGAGTVSPVNVPGWRGYPLVERVRAAAGGRPVELVGDGVAMAAAEHWQGAARGHDNALCMVVSTGVGGGLILGGSLHPGPTGNAGHIGHISVDLDGDPCPCGGRGCVERIASGPNIARRALANGWLPGPDGDTSAAAVARAARAGDPVAVASFDRAAKALAAGIAATATLVEIDIAVIGGGVAMAGDLLFAPLRRALREYATLSFVGGLTVAPALMGTDAGLVGAAAAALRAFPDATVGQLRPVANR from the coding sequence ATGCCCACGGACCTCGTCGCCGCACTCGACATCGGCGGCACCAAGATCGCCGGAGCCCTCGTGGACGGCCGGGGCCGGATCCTGCTGCGTGTCCAGCGGCCGACGCCCGCGCGCGAGGACGGCGACACCGTGATGCGCGCGGTCGAGGAGGTGCTCGGCGAGCTGACGGCCGGTGAGCCGTGGGGCCTCGTCCGCGCGGTCGGCATCGGCAGCGCGGGTCCGGTCGACGCCGGCGCGGGCACGGTCAGCCCGGTCAACGTCCCCGGCTGGCGGGGCTATCCCCTGGTCGAGCGCGTGCGCGCCGCAGCCGGTGGCCGACCGGTCGAGCTGGTGGGCGACGGCGTCGCGATGGCGGCAGCCGAGCACTGGCAGGGCGCGGCCCGCGGCCACGACAACGCCCTGTGCATGGTGGTGTCCACCGGCGTCGGGGGCGGCCTGATCCTGGGCGGCTCCCTGCACCCCGGCCCCACCGGCAACGCGGGCCACATCGGGCACATCAGCGTGGACCTCGACGGCGACCCGTGCCCGTGCGGCGGGCGCGGCTGCGTCGAGCGGATCGCGAGCGGCCCGAACATCGCCCGGCGCGCCCTGGCGAACGGCTGGCTCCCCGGACCCGACGGCGACACCTCCGCCGCCGCCGTGGCCCGCGCGGCCCGCGCGGGCGACCCGGTCGCCGTCGCCTCCTTCGACCGTGCGGCGAAGGCCCTCGCCGCGGGCATCGCCGCCACGGCCACGCTCGTCGAGATCGACATCGCGGTGATCGGCGGGGGCGTGGCGATGGCCGGCGACCTCCTGTTCGCACCCCTGCGCCGTGCCCTGCGCGAGTACGCCACCCTGTCGTTCGTCGGCGGCCTCACCGTCGCCCCCGCCCTGATGGGCACCGACGCGGGCCTCGTGGGCGCGGCCGCGGCGGCGCTGCGGGCGTTCCCCGACGCGACGGTCGGACAGCTGCGCCCGGTGGCCAATCGCTGA